One window of Chamaesiphon minutus PCC 6605 genomic DNA carries:
- the cas8a1 gene encoding CRISPR-associated protein Cas8a1/Csx13 codes for MSKSEFGIAANGWSDAALKFLLKTTVVNQQSQADIHRCLVIPFGKVTWSKQQQTRLAAETIEIETQHLELYQTFCGESRQDDPLSQFIAENLIRGKPWWWGFTDVFIHKKAYLAIKFRQDRIHDMVKKTEWDTESQELFVRACHQGLRITFGKIGGKTKEGDYPQFERKVIQLRSNLERCQNASAFRDFITSFWGNAGNIQVLQESWQKLLPLTTGQSDWKMAKSLFFLALASYKGEEKLPDPDKLPAEDPSTAITEPEVRHV; via the coding sequence TTGTCAAAATCTGAATTTGGAATTGCTGCTAACGGCTGGTCTGACGCAGCACTAAAATTCTTACTAAAAACAACTGTGGTTAATCAGCAGTCTCAAGCTGATATTCACAGATGCCTAGTAATTCCTTTTGGTAAAGTTACTTGGTCAAAACAGCAGCAAACTCGTCTAGCAGCCGAAACGATCGAGATCGAGACTCAACATTTGGAGCTTTATCAGACATTCTGTGGGGAATCGAGACAAGACGATCCCCTTTCCCAGTTTATTGCAGAAAATCTCATTCGAGGAAAACCTTGGTGGTGGGGATTTACGGATGTTTTTATTCATAAAAAAGCATATTTAGCTATTAAATTTCGTCAAGATCGAATACATGATATGGTGAAAAAAACTGAATGGGATACTGAGTCACAAGAACTATTTGTTAGAGCTTGTCACCAAGGTTTGAGGATAACTTTTGGCAAAATTGGCGGGAAAACAAAAGAGGGTGATTATCCGCAATTTGAGCGGAAAGTCATCCAACTGAGATCGAATTTGGAGCGATGTCAAAATGCCTCAGCGTTTCGAGACTTTATCACCTCGTTTTGGGGAAATGCTGGAAACATCCAAGTTTTGCAAGAATCTTGGCAAAAACTATTACCGTTGACAACTGGACAAAGTGACTGGAAGATGGCAAAAAGTCTGTTTTTCCTGGCACTGGCTAGCTACAAAGGGGAAGAGAAACTTCCAGATCCTGATAAACTTCCAGCCGAAGATCCATCAACAGCCATTACAGAACCGGAGGTTCGACATGTTTAA
- a CDS encoding ISNCY family transposase — translation MEPMKLSFGVLIVYLNRAILQMKDPRLASNGTKYTIRDAVLGAFSMFFMQSESFLEHQRHMNSNQGKSNAQTLFGMIKIPTVPQIRNILDEISATALFGVFNHVYQSLRREGHLKPFEYLGGLLVALDGTQYFDSHKLNCKCCSSRTHKNGTVTYFHSAILPVIVAPGQSQVISLAPEFITPQDGHQKQDCEVAAAKRWLKTHAPEFQGQAITLLGDDLYSHQPMCEQVIASGMNFIFTCLETSHTAVYDWLKYLDGIGEVKKLEVKQWNSNSSELYSYQYVNGIPLRDSQPAMKVNWCKLIHTRQSDGEILYENSFITRHELNEQSVPLVAAAGRCRWKTENENHNVLKTKGYHLEHNFGHGQQHLAACLLTLNLLAFLFHTVLHLTDLAYGQIRLKRVTRKGFFQDILSLTKYLLFESWPSLIDFMLYGSASTLVANSS, via the coding sequence ATGGAGCCAATGAAGCTGAGTTTTGGGGTATTGATAGTCTATCTGAACCGAGCAATTCTTCAGATGAAAGATCCGCGCCTTGCCAGCAATGGCACTAAATACACCATCAGAGATGCTGTGTTGGGAGCATTTTCGATGTTTTTCATGCAAAGCGAATCCTTTTTAGAACATCAGCGGCACATGAATAGCAATCAGGGCAAAAGCAATGCTCAGACACTGTTTGGCATGATTAAAATCCCAACAGTGCCGCAAATTCGGAATATCCTGGATGAAATTTCAGCCACAGCACTATTTGGAGTATTCAATCACGTCTATCAGTCTTTAAGACGAGAAGGTCACTTGAAACCGTTTGAATATCTCGGTGGATTACTAGTTGCGCTGGATGGAACTCAGTATTTTGACTCGCACAAACTCAACTGTAAATGCTGTTCGAGCCGTACCCACAAAAATGGCACAGTAACTTACTTCCACAGTGCCATTTTGCCTGTAATAGTTGCGCCTGGGCAATCTCAAGTAATTTCCTTAGCTCCAGAATTCATCACACCTCAAGATGGTCACCAGAAGCAGGACTGCGAAGTGGCAGCAGCTAAACGATGGCTCAAAACTCATGCCCCAGAATTCCAAGGACAAGCAATCACTCTACTCGGAGATGACCTCTACAGTCACCAACCAATGTGTGAACAGGTGATAGCGTCGGGAATGAACTTTATCTTTACCTGTTTAGAAACGTCTCATACTGCTGTTTATGATTGGTTGAAATACTTGGATGGTATTGGCGAGGTGAAAAAGCTAGAAGTGAAACAGTGGAACAGCAATTCAAGCGAATTATATAGCTATCAATATGTGAATGGAATTCCTCTAAGGGACTCCCAGCCAGCAATGAAGGTCAATTGGTGTAAACTAATCCATACCCGCCAATCAGATGGAGAAATATTATATGAAAATTCATTTATTACCCGCCATGAATTAAACGAACAGAGCGTACCTCTGGTTGCTGCGGCTGGTCGATGTCGTTGGAAGACCGAAAATGAAAATCATAATGTGCTCAAAACAAAGGGATATCATCTGGAGCATAACTTTGGGCATGGTCAGCAGCATTTAGCTGCTTGTTTATTGACGCTGAACCTGTTGGCATTCCTTTTTCACACTGTTTTGCATTTAACAGATCTTGCATATGGACAGATTCGTCTCAAGCGTGTTACTCGTAAAGGCTTTTTTCAAGATATCCTCAGTCTTACCAAATATTTACTCTTTGAGAGTTGGCCTTCTTTGATTGATTTCATGCTTTACGGCTCGGCTTCCACTCTGGTCGCCAACTCTTCCTAG
- the cas6 gene encoding type I-MYXAN CRISPR-associated protein Cas6/Cmx6, whose amino-acid sequence MTILPDRTSEERDCCRSCSEEFGDYLFPVEGQSIGVDHAHPLYGGISQIIPEFHESNSIGIFGINGKLSGAYSKRLNIDVDSVLKIRLPLDLSRSIYKLAGKTLQIHQDKIYLGIPELELIVPSQNLEARIVTIKGFLDASTLDTAAQNHLDRLEIVGKVRVLTRSDGQPRCRTVKINKKKVVGFGVRVEGLSDLDSLMLQQQGIGGRRKMGCGLFTP is encoded by the coding sequence ATGACTATTCTCCCCGATCGCACTTCAGAAGAGCGAGATTGTTGCCGATCCTGTAGCGAGGAATTCGGTGATTATTTATTTCCGGTTGAGGGGCAATCGATCGGGGTAGATCACGCACATCCTTTGTATGGCGGTATTTCCCAGATAATTCCAGAATTTCATGAGTCCAACTCGATTGGTATCTTTGGGATTAATGGAAAGCTCAGTGGGGCTTACTCCAAACGATTAAACATCGATGTTGATTCTGTATTGAAGATTCGACTACCGCTGGATCTGTCTCGATCGATCTACAAATTAGCAGGAAAGACTCTTCAAATTCATCAAGACAAAATCTATCTCGGCATTCCTGAATTGGAATTAATTGTGCCGTCTCAGAATTTAGAGGCTCGAATTGTCACGATCAAAGGTTTTTTAGATGCAAGTACATTAGACACAGCCGCACAGAACCATCTCGATCGATTGGAGATTGTTGGTAAAGTTCGGGTTTTAACTCGCTCTGATGGTCAACCGAGATGTCGAACCGTCAAAATTAACAAGAAGAAAGTAGTTGGCTTTGGAGTTAGAGTCGAGGGACTTAGCGATCTAGATTCACTAATGCTACAACAGCAAGGTATTGGGGGAAGGCGGAAGATGGGTTGTGGCTTATTTACTCCCTGA
- a CDS encoding TnsD family Tn7-like transposition protein yields MCALASFPRLYPDELLYSGLARYHIRSGNQSFRQTDLDLFGYSSQQACRVTLTNNLKGLVKQIAHISDYRVRSLMEHNTLYPFYAAFLSPIEIRKLGSATIEKRSGSILEQARVDLDSTSDRRKYLKFCPLCLTTEIEQYGEPYWHRLHQIPGLVICTQHRILLLDSSVLIDSHGVHYHAASDENCIVDMEQSELAPDSLKHLLEIATDLVWLVDTRIDFRGMGWLRDRYIAQLCKRGSVKKLLRGEFKFDERELFQSFRDFYDEESLNWIEPRFVDTEGKYLIHCLFAGDLDPKIDRVAHILIIRYLFGSITDFVMSH; encoded by the coding sequence ATGTGTGCCCTCGCTTCTTTTCCTCGCCTCTACCCTGATGAACTCTTATATAGTGGATTGGCTAGATATCATATTCGCAGTGGCAATCAGAGCTTTCGACAAACCGATTTAGATTTATTTGGTTACTCTTCTCAGCAAGCTTGTCGAGTCACGCTGACTAATAACTTGAAGGGTTTGGTCAAACAAATAGCTCATATCTCGGACTATAGAGTGAGATCGTTAATGGAGCATAATACTCTATATCCATTTTATGCTGCCTTTCTAAGCCCGATCGAGATAAGAAAATTAGGATCGGCAACGATCGAGAAACGCAGTGGCTCAATCTTAGAACAGGCTAGAGTTGATTTAGATAGTACTAGCGATCGCCGGAAATACTTAAAATTCTGCCCTCTGTGTTTAACAACAGAAATTGAACAATACGGAGAACCATACTGGCATCGCCTTCATCAGATTCCAGGATTGGTAATCTGCACTCAACATCGGATTTTGCTGCTCGACAGTAGTGTGCTGATAGATAGTCATGGTGTTCACTATCATGCCGCTAGCGATGAAAATTGCATTGTTGATATGGAGCAGTCAGAGCTTGCTCCAGACAGTCTCAAACATCTACTTGAGATAGCAACCGATCTAGTCTGGCTAGTAGATACGAGAATTGATTTCCGTGGGATGGGGTGGTTGCGAGATCGATATATTGCTCAATTGTGCAAACGAGGATCGGTCAAAAAACTACTCAGGGGAGAGTTTAAATTTGATGAACGGGAGCTTTTCCAATCTTTCCGTGATTTTTATGATGAGGAATCTTTGAACTGGATTGAGCCTCGTTTTGTAGACACTGAGGGTAAGTACCTCATTCATTGCTTGTTCGCAGGAGATTTAGATCCAAAGATCGATCGAGTAGCGCATATTTTAATTATCAGATATCTTTTTGGCTCAATTACTGATTTTGTGATGTCACATTAG
- a CDS encoding ATP-binding protein has product MEKTDDKITIPQNIDRKHMGVEAIYIDQKLREYNENLLIQALPPTFDNEEFIDLVYEEPEYNDDEVCLNKSERFHCVARLSSYFDPQGKTIELNNNISILIKRGYLARNPLKPTFALRSRQIYGAIENSSGRELERYVSQPTSASGLTLIGPSGMGKSTNLHKILSLYDQVIFHPKLSTYQIVWLKVDCPHAGSLKGLCTDIFMAIDKLLGTTYHTKFSSRNHTEDLMLAQVAQLANTHHLGVLVIDEMQNLVNARRRKDDLLNFLVKMDNIIGVPVIKVGTNEALPIFQGNFRNARRGTGEGSVIWDRMQKDDDEWDLFVENLWKYQWTRKKVELSTALEEAFYDETQGIIDIAIKLFRMVQCRSIALDGDEAISVDLIRQVANDGLHLLKPMLAAIRNNDKEEMLRYKDIAPLDILAYEQKCLKKLHELTLRKNKQLQDHKIDSNLLRATIAELLELDVSPHVAKECAEQVITNNKAEADISVLVKQAYKLSLVGSTGHTSALVKQQPQPKKKKVEPAYQKDDLRQIVAKAIDSNTSAYEDIKSVGLICDPVAEYIN; this is encoded by the coding sequence GTGGAAAAAACTGATGACAAAATAACAATTCCTCAAAATATCGATCGAAAACATATGGGTGTTGAAGCTATATATATCGATCAAAAGTTGAGAGAATATAATGAAAATTTATTAATTCAGGCACTACCACCCACATTCGATAACGAAGAATTCATAGATCTTGTCTATGAAGAACCTGAATATAATGATGATGAAGTTTGTCTAAATAAATCAGAGCGATTTCATTGCGTTGCTAGACTGTCAAGCTACTTCGATCCCCAGGGTAAAACGATCGAGCTGAATAATAATATCAGCATTTTAATAAAAAGAGGCTACCTCGCCCGTAATCCATTAAAGCCTACTTTTGCATTAAGATCTCGACAAATTTATGGAGCGATTGAGAATTCTAGTGGTAGAGAACTAGAAAGGTATGTCAGTCAGCCAACTTCTGCATCAGGGTTGACATTAATTGGGCCATCTGGCATGGGGAAATCAACTAACTTACATAAAATACTTTCACTTTACGATCAAGTTATTTTTCATCCTAAATTAAGTACATATCAAATAGTATGGCTAAAAGTTGATTGTCCTCACGCTGGTTCGTTGAAGGGATTGTGTACTGATATATTTATGGCAATAGATAAACTCTTGGGTACAACTTATCATACAAAATTCAGTTCCCGTAATCATACAGAAGACTTGATGCTAGCTCAAGTTGCACAGCTTGCTAACACTCATCACTTGGGAGTGCTAGTCATTGATGAAATGCAAAATCTAGTAAATGCACGTAGACGGAAGGATGACTTATTAAACTTCCTCGTTAAGATGGATAACATCATCGGTGTACCAGTCATTAAAGTTGGAACGAATGAGGCATTACCGATCTTTCAGGGTAATTTTCGTAATGCTAGAAGAGGCACAGGCGAAGGTAGCGTCATTTGGGATCGAATGCAGAAAGATGATGATGAATGGGACTTATTTGTTGAAAACTTATGGAAATATCAATGGACAAGAAAGAAGGTAGAGCTATCGACGGCACTAGAAGAAGCTTTCTATGATGAAACTCAAGGTATAATTGATATTGCAATTAAATTATTTAGAATGGTTCAATGTCGAAGTATTGCTTTAGATGGTGATGAAGCTATTTCTGTAGATTTGATTAGGCAAGTCGCAAATGACGGATTACACTTGTTGAAGCCAATGCTAGCAGCGATAAGGAATAATGATAAGGAGGAAATGTTACGGTACAAAGATATTGCACCACTAGACATTTTGGCATATGAGCAGAAATGTCTGAAGAAACTCCATGAATTAACACTGAGAAAAAATAAACAGCTACAGGATCATAAAATTGATTCTAATCTGTTAAGAGCGACAATTGCAGAATTACTCGAATTAGATGTCTCTCCTCATGTAGCAAAAGAATGTGCAGAGCAGGTAATAACGAATAATAAAGCTGAAGCAGATATTAGTGTTCTGGTCAAACAAGCTTATAAACTTTCTTTGGTAGGATCTACTGGACATACTTCAGCATTAGTCAAACAACAACCTCAACCAAAGAAGAAAAAGGTAGAACCCGCTTATCAAAAAGATGATCTACGTCAAATTGTTGCAAAAGCGATCGATAGTAACACATCTGCATATGAAGACATCAAATCGGTAGGACTGATTTGCGATCCAGTAGCCGAGTACATCAACTGA